A region of Faecalibacterium taiwanense DNA encodes the following proteins:
- a CDS encoding cell wall hydrolase, with amino-acid sequence MAIFTTPTGSKQETNILPPTATVGAYIPDTTAPAAEAVEPTEPVLRYPLTDAERDVVERVVMAEAGGESFEGQMLVAQCILNAAEKRGVDPSEAVVLYSYTKSRPDPTQRVKDAVAAVFDRGETVVDEPILYFYNPALVTSAFHESQIFVIEEGGHRFFAERSTR; translated from the coding sequence GTGGCAATCTTCACCACCCCGACCGGCAGCAAGCAGGAGACCAACATCCTGCCGCCGACCGCCACCGTCGGCGCATACATCCCGGACACCACCGCCCCGGCCGCTGAGGCCGTGGAGCCGACCGAGCCCGTCCTGCGCTACCCTCTGACCGACGCTGAGCGAGACGTCGTCGAGCGCGTGGTCATGGCCGAGGCAGGCGGGGAGTCCTTCGAGGGCCAGATGCTCGTCGCTCAGTGCATCCTCAACGCAGCCGAGAAGCGCGGCGTCGACCCCTCTGAGGCCGTCGTCCTTTACAGCTACACCAAGAGCCGGCCGGATCCCACACAGCGCGTCAAGGACGCCGTCGCGGCCGTGTTCGACCGAGGCGAGACCGTCGTGGACGAGCCGATCCTCTACTTCTACAACCCCGCCCTCGTGACCAGCGCCTTCCACGAGAGCCAGATCTTCGTCATCGAGGAAGGCGGGCACCGTTTCTTTGCAGAAAGGAGTACCAGATGA
- a CDS encoding helix-turn-helix domain-containing protein encodes MRLTGKYRYLTFEDRKKIEAWHLLGDRPVDIAARLSVHHTTIYKELQRGATGALDANQREGYSAELAERRLRESFKRRGKRAPAAQ; translated from the coding sequence GTGAGACTGACGGGAAAGTACCGCTACCTGACCTTCGAGGACAGGAAGAAGATCGAGGCGTGGCATCTGCTCGGAGATCGGCCGGTCGACATCGCGGCCCGCCTGAGCGTCCACCACACCACGATCTACAAGGAGCTCCAGCGAGGCGCGACCGGCGCGCTGGACGCCAACCAGCGCGAAGGGTACAGCGCAGAGCTCGCCGAGAGGCGGCTGCGTGAGAGCTTCAAGCGCAGAGGTAAACGAGCACCGGCCGCACAGTAG
- a CDS encoding ERF family protein, with amino-acid sequence MRKACPEIVKKQHSDGVSYKYAKIYDVWEKITPIMNELGVDFDVISEQATRHAENGDPVYWITMQTKTRNGDKLMFLYEADLTIRWLNLDNDDETIEATVHAVGWNDDPAKAKGAAHTYALKYYLFEKFTVDQGEDDPDNSDFGAQGKGSGAGGRQQATQGRQGQSSGRLSDAQLARLYKKAEAAGMTKERTNARIVEKYKKQDPATLTRQEYDEICTSLDNAAAQHNQQGGNA; translated from the coding sequence ATGCGGAAAGCCTGCCCGGAGATCGTCAAGAAGCAGCACAGCGACGGCGTCAGCTACAAGTACGCCAAGATCTACGACGTGTGGGAGAAGATCACCCCCATAATGAACGAGCTCGGCGTCGACTTCGACGTCATCAGCGAGCAGGCCACGCGCCACGCCGAGAACGGCGACCCGGTCTACTGGATCACCATGCAGACCAAGACCCGCAACGGCGACAAGCTAATGTTCCTCTACGAGGCCGACCTGACGATCCGCTGGCTGAACCTCGACAACGACGACGAGACCATCGAGGCCACCGTCCACGCCGTCGGCTGGAACGATGACCCCGCCAAGGCCAAGGGCGCAGCCCACACCTACGCCCTGAAATACTACCTTTTCGAGAAGTTCACCGTCGACCAAGGCGAGGACGACCCCGACAACAGTGACTTCGGCGCGCAGGGCAAAGGATCCGGCGCTGGAGGCCGCCAGCAGGCCACACAGGGCCGTCAGGGGCAGAGCTCCGGCCGTCTGAGCGACGCGCAGCTCGCACGCCTCTACAAGAAGGCAGAGGCCGCGGGAATGACCAAGGAGCGCACCAACGCCCGGATCGTGGAGAAGTACAAAAAGCAGGATCCGGCCACCCTGACCCGCCAAGAGTACGACGAGATCTGCACGTCCCTCGACAATGCGGCCGCACAGCATAACCAGCAAGGAGGAAATGCGTAA
- a CDS encoding PolC-type DNA polymerase III, with translation MSNLSTLLDRYKALVVFDTETSGLDFDSDQIIELAALRVERTATGGLRIAGKMDTFIKLPEGETLPENIVSLTGITDERLQTEGVQPVKAAGQIAKLMQNGPTLMIAHNAQFDACFLRGLLRGQKVGRIDWLDSLTVYKDRRAYPHKLANAIIAYDLTGKVQNSHRAIDDVLALFEVLKAMDDEREDLGSYVNLFGYNPKYGVSGRRIVGVRYEPQSFSKGLTRPEQTLPARVARR, from the coding sequence ATGAGTAACCTCTCCACCCTGCTCGACCGCTACAAGGCCCTCGTCGTGTTTGATACCGAGACCAGCGGCCTCGACTTCGACAGCGACCAGATCATCGAGCTCGCCGCCCTGCGCGTGGAGCGCACGGCCACCGGCGGCCTACGGATCGCCGGCAAGATGGACACCTTCATCAAGCTGCCCGAGGGCGAGACCCTCCCGGAGAACATCGTCAGCCTGACCGGCATCACCGACGAGCGGCTCCAGACCGAGGGCGTGCAGCCGGTCAAGGCAGCCGGCCAGATCGCCAAGCTCATGCAGAACGGCCCGACCCTGATGATCGCCCACAATGCACAGTTCGACGCCTGTTTCCTCCGTGGCCTGCTCCGAGGCCAGAAGGTCGGCCGGATCGACTGGCTGGACAGCCTGACGGTCTACAAAGACCGCAGGGCCTACCCGCACAAGCTCGCCAACGCGATCATCGCCTACGACCTCACCGGCAAGGTGCAGAACAGCCATCGCGCCATCGACGACGTGCTGGCCCTGTTCGAGGTACTGAAGGCGATGGACGACGAGCGCGAGGATCTCGGCAGCTACGTCAACCTGTTCGGCTACAACCCCAAGTACGGCGTCAGCGGCCGCCGGATCGTGGGCGTCAGATATGAGCCGCAGAGCTTCAGCAAGGGCCTGACTCGCCCGGAGCAGACGCTCCCGGCCCGCGTGGCGCGGAGGTGA
- a CDS encoding single-stranded DNA-binding protein, protein MYNHTGLQGRLTADPELRYTQQGTAITSFTLASDTGRKTKDGKKITNFIECVAWRAQAEFVCKYLSKGRLVLVEGELTSRSYEDKDGNRRKAVEITVDSVHFCDSKKDGGQSSGSDFADPGYSEGSGDFTEIEDNGDLPF, encoded by the coding sequence ATGTATAACCACACCGGCCTCCAAGGCCGTCTCACCGCCGACCCCGAGCTCAGATACACGCAGCAGGGCACGGCGATCACCAGCTTCACCCTCGCCAGCGACACCGGCCGCAAGACCAAGGACGGCAAGAAGATCACCAACTTCATCGAGTGCGTCGCATGGCGCGCACAGGCCGAGTTTGTCTGCAAGTACCTGAGCAAGGGCCGCCTCGTCCTCGTCGAGGGCGAGCTCACGAGCCGCAGCTACGAGGACAAGGACGGAAACCGCCGCAAAGCCGTCGAGATCACGGTCGACTCCGTCCACTTCTGCGACAGCAAGAAGGACGGCGGCCAGAGCTCTGGCAGCGACTTCGCCGATCCGGGCTACTCTGAGGGCTCCGGCGACTTCACGGAGATCGAGGACAATGGCGACCTTCCATTTTAA
- a CDS encoding host-nuclease inhibitor Gam family protein, producing MSDKTTAALAAEQADAEATTTQEAELLPAATLDELEQVDLGTVAEGERAPFRITDDRCADWAIRKIADERSEYDRLKALADEQIAAINEKVAAARKRMENGTSYLTSCLADFFATVPHKETKTTEKYRLLSGTLTFKKGTTKTKLDETKLVPWLKANGYGELVKVEESTRWADLKKLLSYTGDIATLTETGEIVEGVTVYETPGIFTVDV from the coding sequence ATGAGCGATAAGACCACCGCGGCCCTCGCTGCCGAGCAGGCAGACGCAGAGGCCACCACCACGCAGGAGGCCGAGCTGCTGCCTGCTGCCACGCTGGACGAGCTGGAGCAGGTCGACCTCGGCACCGTCGCAGAGGGCGAGCGCGCCCCGTTCCGTATCACTGACGACCGCTGTGCCGACTGGGCCATCCGCAAGATCGCCGACGAGCGCAGCGAGTACGACCGCCTGAAGGCTCTGGCCGACGAGCAGATCGCGGCCATCAACGAGAAAGTCGCCGCCGCCCGCAAGCGCATGGAGAACGGCACCTCGTACCTCACGAGCTGTCTGGCCGACTTCTTCGCCACCGTCCCCCACAAGGAGACCAAGACGACGGAGAAGTACCGCCTCCTCTCCGGCACCCTGACCTTCAAGAAGGGCACCACCAAGACCAAGCTCGACGAGACCAAGCTGGTGCCGTGGCTCAAGGCCAACGGCTACGGCGAGCTCGTAAAGGTCGAGGAGTCGACCCGCTGGGCCGATCTGAAGAAGCTGCTCAGCTACACCGGCGACATCGCAACCCTGACCGAGACCGGCGAGATCGTGGAGGGCGTCACCGTCTACGAGACCCCGGGCATCTTCACGGTCGACGTGTAA
- the rlmB gene encoding 23S rRNA (guanosine(2251)-2'-O)-methyltransferase RlmB: MLYFKMSYHLQIIPVRGPECGAPFGGCAQHLPVIQRKEKIIMEEKNQPRRPRRSPEEPLQKNESLVYGKNPVTELLKSGSGVDTVLIAEGMAPAVAAYYTALAKEAGATVKRVHPNKLRLMTGTESHQGVAAFASEIEYVTVDDLMAAAKDKGEAPFLVLSDGIEDPHNLGAVMRSALLCGAHGIVIPKRGGASVTPTVIKSSAGAAERLPVARVANIGETIRRLKEQGVFVYCADMDGVSLRRNNLTGPIALVLGSEGSGVSQLVKKLCDGVVRLDMAAPGTGVDSYNVSVAAGIILYEIQSQRTAQQA; encoded by the coding sequence ATGCTATACTTCAAGATGAGTTATCATCTTCAGATCATACCGGTGCGCGGCCCAGAGTGCGGCGCGCCTTTTGGAGGGTGTGCACAGCACCTTCCGGTGATACAACGGAAGGAGAAAATCATCATGGAAGAAAAGAACCAGCCGCGCCGTCCGCGCCGCAGCCCGGAAGAGCCGCTGCAGAAGAACGAGAGCCTTGTTTATGGCAAAAATCCGGTGACCGAACTGCTGAAAAGCGGTTCCGGCGTGGACACCGTACTCATTGCTGAGGGCATGGCTCCGGCCGTGGCGGCTTACTATACCGCATTGGCAAAGGAAGCGGGTGCCACGGTGAAGCGGGTGCACCCCAACAAGCTGCGCCTGATGACCGGCACCGAGAGCCATCAGGGTGTGGCGGCATTTGCCAGCGAGATCGAATACGTGACGGTAGACGACCTGATGGCAGCAGCCAAGGACAAGGGCGAGGCACCTTTTCTGGTGCTGAGCGATGGCATTGAAGACCCGCACAATCTGGGTGCCGTGATGCGCAGTGCTCTGCTGTGCGGTGCGCATGGCATCGTGATCCCAAAGCGCGGCGGCGCATCGGTCACGCCTACCGTCATCAAGTCCAGCGCAGGTGCCGCAGAACGCCTGCCGGTGGCTCGTGTGGCCAACATCGGCGAGACCATCCGCCGCCTGAAGGAGCAGGGTGTGTTCGTCTACTGCGCCGATATGGACGGCGTGTCTCTGCGCAGGAACAACCTGACCGGCCCCATTGCACTGGTGCTGGGCAGCGAGGGCAGCGGTGTTTCGCAGCTGGTGAAAAAGCTGTGCGACGGCGTGGTGCGGCTGGATATGGCAGCACCGGGCACCGGTGTGGACAGCTACAACGTGTCGGTGGCTGCGGGCATTATTCTGTACGAGATCCAGTCCCAGCGCACAGCACAGCAGGCATGA
- a CDS encoding DUF6273 domain-containing protein yields MKKIALKNATRGTAFDYAGQSWILLENDDGRALCLSKDIIETRAFDEGNCNNFAVASSKEYLNGAYLDNLLEDVNGPNAFLTTELDLTTDDGLKDYGTCTATIFLLTVDQYRRNRDVIPNADDWWWLSTAFSTKANGYESLALRVFSDGALNWNSACRGSDGLRPACYLDSDLLISVEDDEATDDVTPEHAGEIIAALAEQFGGTFATEDQLTTALSFMLGTLRATREKEARHE; encoded by the coding sequence ATGAAAAAGATCGCACTCAAGAACGCCACCCGCGGCACGGCCTTCGACTATGCCGGCCAGAGCTGGATCCTGCTGGAGAATGATGACGGCCGCGCCCTCTGCCTGAGCAAGGACATCATCGAGACCAGAGCCTTTGACGAGGGCAACTGCAACAACTTCGCCGTCGCCAGCAGCAAGGAATACCTCAACGGCGCCTACCTCGACAACCTGCTCGAGGACGTGAACGGCCCCAACGCCTTCCTGACCACGGAGCTCGACCTGACCACAGACGACGGCCTGAAGGACTACGGCACCTGCACCGCCACCATCTTCCTGCTGACGGTCGACCAGTACCGGCGCAACCGCGACGTCATCCCCAATGCAGACGACTGGTGGTGGCTGTCTACCGCCTTCAGCACGAAGGCTAACGGCTACGAGTCACTCGCCCTCCGCGTCTTCTCCGATGGCGCTCTGAACTGGAACAGCGCCTGCCGCGGCAGCGACGGCCTGCGCCCCGCTTGTTATCTGGACTCCGATCTCCTGATCTCCGTCGAGGACGACGAAGCCACAGACGACGTCACGCCGGAGCACGCCGGCGAGATCATCGCGGCGCTGGCCGAGCAGTTCGGCGGCACCTTCGCCACCGAGGATCAACTGACCACGGCCCTCTCGTTTATGCTCGGCACCCTGAGAGCTACCCGCGAGAAGGAGGCCCGGCATGAGTAA
- a CDS encoding XF1762 family protein, whose amino-acid sequence MIEIRETTLREANAYVEELHRHHGKVVGHKWSLAAYKDGRLCGVAIVGRPTGRYLDNGSTLEVTRLCTDGTRNACSALYAACARRAKREGYAKIITFILQSEPGTSLRAAGWTLEAAKAGKPRWNKERYAAKPVQLSLFPSKQPPAEYKQRWAKALNQKEDTTT is encoded by the coding sequence GTGATCGAGATCCGCGAGACTACGCTCAGAGAGGCCAACGCCTACGTCGAGGAGCTGCACAGGCACCACGGCAAAGTCGTCGGCCACAAGTGGAGCCTCGCAGCCTACAAAGACGGACGCCTCTGCGGCGTCGCAATCGTCGGAAGGCCGACCGGCCGCTACCTCGACAACGGCAGCACCCTCGAAGTAACACGACTCTGCACGGACGGCACGCGGAACGCCTGCTCGGCGCTTTACGCAGCCTGCGCCAGACGCGCAAAGCGGGAAGGCTACGCCAAAATCATCACCTTCATCCTCCAGAGCGAGCCCGGGACAAGTCTCAGGGCCGCAGGCTGGACGCTGGAGGCCGCAAAAGCCGGAAAGCCACGATGGAACAAGGAACGATACGCCGCCAAGCCCGTGCAGCTCTCTCTTTTCCCGTCGAAACAACCACCGGCCGAGTACAAACAACGATGGGCGAAAGCCCTGAACCAGAAGGAGGACACGACAACATGA
- a CDS encoding chitinase — protein sequence MSPEITITSEELRERVEDRLDRWIPDDVWNRAEPYARHKNEVNRQRHPEIDYYDNDYLVLLTADTVRETEFSDLTHALCDLTVARAQ from the coding sequence ATGAGCCCGGAGATCACGATCACGAGCGAGGAGCTGCGCGAGCGCGTCGAGGATCGCCTCGACCGCTGGATCCCTGACGACGTCTGGAACCGTGCCGAGCCCTACGCCCGCCACAAAAACGAAGTAAACCGGCAGCGGCACCCCGAGATCGACTACTACGACAACGACTACCTTGTGCTGCTGACCGCTGACACCGTCCGAGAGACCGAGTTCAGCGACCTCACTCACGCCCTCTGTGATCTGACCGTCGCACGGGCTCAGTGA
- a CDS encoding ATP-binding protein, with amino-acid sequence MQKISEILNSPTAPAETGARASSRPTTSDAGNWIWSNDERLAGRPGVPEPVPCEFCGALRYHKGIQLGNRILWPPYGAERCTCPEAVAAYEKAKAEREAAEAAAAKAEEEKKMRDRIKRIVGESGMGDRFLRRTFSTFQLTDDNKRAAAAARRYAEGFDAMLPQPGRQEPGRNGLFIAGPPGTGKTHLAAAIANHLIAQGKPVICMTMIDLLERIKRTYSTTGGSESDVLKIYKTVPLLVIDDIGKEPPTEWAISTVYNIINGRYEAYLPTIVTTNYDTEALIDRMTPRESHDSMTARATIDRLMEMCRGITLTGQSWRSR; translated from the coding sequence GTGCAGAAAATCAGCGAGATCCTGAACAGCCCGACAGCTCCGGCCGAGACTGGGGCAAGGGCTTCAAGCCGGCCGACGACGAGTGACGCCGGTAACTGGATCTGGAGCAACGACGAGCGCCTCGCCGGCCGTCCCGGAGTCCCTGAGCCCGTCCCCTGCGAGTTCTGCGGCGCCCTGCGCTACCACAAGGGCATCCAGCTCGGCAACCGCATCCTCTGGCCTCCCTACGGAGCCGAGCGATGCACCTGCCCCGAGGCCGTGGCTGCCTATGAGAAGGCGAAGGCAGAGCGCGAAGCTGCTGAGGCCGCAGCTGCCAAGGCTGAGGAGGAGAAGAAAATGCGGGATCGCATCAAGCGCATCGTCGGCGAGTCAGGCATGGGCGACCGTTTCCTGCGGCGCACCTTCTCCACCTTCCAGCTCACCGACGACAACAAGCGAGCAGCGGCAGCCGCCCGGCGCTATGCCGAAGGCTTCGACGCCATGCTGCCGCAGCCCGGTCGTCAGGAACCCGGTCGCAACGGCCTGTTTATCGCGGGCCCGCCGGGCACCGGCAAGACCCACCTCGCCGCTGCCATCGCCAACCACCTGATCGCGCAAGGCAAGCCGGTCATCTGCATGACGATGATCGACCTGCTGGAGCGCATCAAGCGCACCTACTCCACGACCGGCGGCAGCGAGAGCGACGTTCTGAAGATCTACAAGACCGTCCCGCTCCTCGTGATCGACGACATCGGCAAGGAGCCGCCGACCGAGTGGGCGATCTCCACGGTCTACAACATCATCAACGGCCGCTATGAGGCATACCTGCCGACCATAGTGACCACCAACTACGACACCGAGGCCCTGATCGACCGCATGACACCGCGAGAAAGCCACGACAGCATGACGGCCCGGGCCACCATCGACCGGCTCATGGAAATGTGCAGGGGCATCACCCTCACCGGCCAGAGCTGGCGCAGCAGGTGA